The following is a genomic window from uncultured Draconibacterium sp..
TGCCAACAAATGAGCCACGACCACCCACTTGTTCTGGACGATCAAAAAATTATTTCCGGCTTTTTTCCGTTAACAGCCTATTCCGACACAACCGGATTTGGCGCCTACCTACTGGTTTAATTCTATCACCTTGATTTTTTCTTCATTTTGTTTACCTTTAAATGAACGAATCAACCTGGCTACTATGGAAAATCAAGAAGAAAAACACACGAAGAAGGAAAAGCTCTCGAAAAAATTTTACGAGAAGGAACTTAACAGGTTGCAGATTGAACTGGTGCGTCTGCAGGAATGGATAAAGTTTAAAGGACTAAAAGTTGTGGTGATTTTTGAAGGACGCGATGCAGCCGGAAAAGGAGGAACCATAAAGCGTATTATTCAAACTCTAAATCCGCGAATTTGCCGCGTAGTTGCACTGGGAACTCCAACCGAACGTGAAAAAACACAATGGTATTTTCAGCGTTATGCTCCACATCTTCCTGCTGCCGGCGAAATGGTTTTGTTTGATCGCAGCTGGTATAACCGGGCTGGTGTTGAAAAAGTAATGGGCTTTTGTTCCAACGAAGAATACTGGGAGTTTCTGCGCGCATGTCCTAATTTCGAACGCATGCTTATCCGCTCAGGCATTATTCTTATAAAATACTGGTTTTCGGTTAGTCAGGATGAACAGGAAAAAAGATTCCGATCGCGCCTGAATGAACCAACAAAACGATGGAAATTGAGTCCGATGGACATTAAATCAATGGAAAAGTTTGAAGAATATTCGAAAGCCAAAGATGAAATGTTTGCCTACACCGACACAAAAATAAGCCCGTGGTTTATGGTTGATGCCGACGACAAAAAACGTGCTCGGCTAAATTGCATTCATCACTTATTATCGTCAATCCCGTACAAAGAATTAGAACAACCAGAGATCGTACTTCCTGAACGACAAGAAAGAAAAGGTTACATACGCCCACCGCTGGATGAAATGACTTACGTACCGGAAGTTTATTAATAGAATAATATAAAAAAAGGGAAGCCAGGCGCTTCCCTTTTCATCTCC
Proteins encoded in this region:
- the ppk2 gene encoding polyphosphate kinase 2; amino-acid sequence: MENQEEKHTKKEKLSKKFYEKELNRLQIELVRLQEWIKFKGLKVVVIFEGRDAAGKGGTIKRIIQTLNPRICRVVALGTPTEREKTQWYFQRYAPHLPAAGEMVLFDRSWYNRAGVEKVMGFCSNEEYWEFLRACPNFERMLIRSGIILIKYWFSVSQDEQEKRFRSRLNEPTKRWKLSPMDIKSMEKFEEYSKAKDEMFAYTDTKISPWFMVDADDKKRARLNCIHHLLSSIPYKELEQPEIVLPERQERKGYIRPPLDEMTYVPEVY